Proteins from one Pseudoalteromonas rubra genomic window:
- a CDS encoding DUF3325 domain-containing protein: protein MLITSILVLLLLGFALLCVAMHRNFSRVAAPSVYLSKQRLWLLRISGTGLNLIALFVCVFVWGVTRGLVYWFGSATMVVFTLVVILAYRPWLLRWLCR from the coding sequence ATGCTGATCACTTCGATACTGGTGTTATTGTTGCTCGGTTTTGCGCTGCTCTGCGTGGCAATGCACCGTAATTTTAGTCGGGTTGCTGCTCCATCTGTATACCTGTCTAAGCAGCGGTTGTGGTTATTGCGTATCAGTGGCACTGGTTTGAACCTGATCGCTTTGTTTGTCTGTGTTTTTGTCTGGGGCGTGACACGGGGACTTGTATATTGGTTTGGGAGTGCAACTATGGTCGTGTTTACGCTTGTTGTTATTTTGGCATATCGTCCCTGGCTGCTTAGATGGCTTTGTAGGTAA
- a CDS encoding PepSY-associated TM helix domain-containing protein, translating into MKARFRQSMGWLHTWSGVVFAWLLYFIFVTGSVGYFENEIDRWMKPEIVISNDISDKQAIDLAMAQLGEHADDASQWYVSLPTSRDPYIEISWLQPGDPEKQVRRQWYEKPLEPNTGDITFIRDTSGGETLYRLHYNLHYVPPLVGYILTSLAGMLMLIGLVTGVIIHRKIFAEFFTFRGAKGLRSWLDIHNVFSVLPLPFHLMITYSGVMLLMGVTMSKVIDSQYGEGRQMHRQFYDASQLEDYITLTTEILPAQLNVDAALSDAKRRVTDQAINFVGVIDRGTDTEHIEIWFETSEGVEFASLLKYHVRAERVEVEIATGKAGRAAAVYDLLEHLHEGLFADIYLRWVYFLCGLCGAAMIASGMIIWLKKKLMKEVTPSLLINLIVRLNRGVLLGLPIAIGCYFLSNRLLVPDMADRAAWEMHVLFTAWVLCCLYCLINRSREQWSTLLWSAALVYFAIPLVNMLTTHHSVITSLFNADWLMLGFDLSMWLFAGCFGLAATVVSRKHRGSTMAKKEPLVC; encoded by the coding sequence ATGAAAGCAAGGTTTAGACAGTCCATGGGCTGGCTGCACACCTGGAGCGGCGTGGTGTTTGCCTGGTTATTGTATTTTATCTTTGTAACTGGCAGCGTCGGTTACTTTGAAAATGAAATTGACCGCTGGATGAAGCCCGAAATTGTCATAAGCAATGATATTTCGGACAAACAAGCCATTGATTTGGCGATGGCACAGCTTGGAGAACACGCTGATGATGCGTCTCAGTGGTATGTGAGCCTGCCTACCTCGCGGGATCCTTACATTGAAATCTCCTGGTTACAGCCCGGCGACCCTGAGAAGCAGGTTCGTCGTCAGTGGTATGAGAAGCCGCTTGAGCCAAATACGGGAGACATTACGTTTATCCGGGATACCAGTGGCGGAGAAACCCTGTACCGGCTGCACTATAACTTGCATTACGTGCCGCCGCTGGTGGGTTATATCCTGACCAGTCTGGCAGGCATGCTTATGTTAATTGGCTTGGTGACCGGGGTGATTATTCACAGGAAGATTTTTGCTGAGTTTTTTACTTTTCGAGGTGCAAAAGGCCTGCGTTCCTGGCTGGATATTCACAATGTCTTCAGTGTGTTGCCATTGCCGTTTCATTTAATGATCACCTACAGCGGCGTTATGCTGCTCATGGGAGTGACCATGTCCAAGGTCATTGATAGCCAGTATGGTGAAGGCAGGCAGATGCATCGTCAGTTTTATGATGCCTCTCAGCTGGAGGATTACATCACCCTAACCACAGAGATTTTGCCAGCCCAGTTAAATGTGGATGCAGCTCTGTCTGACGCAAAACGGCGAGTGACCGATCAGGCGATCAACTTTGTCGGTGTCATTGACAGGGGCACTGACACTGAACACATAGAGATCTGGTTTGAAACCAGTGAAGGGGTTGAGTTTGCCTCATTGCTCAAGTACCACGTCCGCGCAGAGCGGGTTGAAGTTGAGATAGCAACCGGCAAAGCCGGACGGGCTGCGGCTGTGTATGATCTGCTTGAGCATCTTCACGAAGGCCTGTTTGCCGATATTTATTTGCGCTGGGTTTATTTTCTCTGTGGGTTATGTGGTGCTGCGATGATTGCCTCCGGGATGATCATCTGGCTAAAAAAGAAGTTGATGAAAGAGGTCACACCTTCATTACTTATTAACTTAATTGTCAGACTAAACAGAGGTGTTTTACTCGGCCTGCCAATTGCGATTGGCTGCTATTTTTTAAGCAATCGACTGCTTGTGCCTGATATGGCGGACCGGGCTGCCTGGGAGATGCATGTGTTGTTTACAGCTTGGGTGCTGTGCTGTTTGTATTGTTTAATCAATCGGAGTCGGGAACAGTGGTCAACTTTGCTTTGGAGCGCAGCTCTGGTTTACTTTGCGATTCCTCTGGTCAATATGCTCACCACACACCACAGTGTCATAACCAGCCTGTTCAACGCAGACTGGCTGATGCTCGGTTTTGATCTCAGTATGTGGTTGTTTGCAGGCTGCTTTGGATTGGCAGCGACTGTCGTTTCTCGAAAACATAGAGGCTCGACTATGGCGAAAAAGGAGCCGTTAGTATGCTGA
- a CDS encoding TonB-dependent receptor: MPFAPHINHLFKKSLLACSVALSCFGTSVYAAQTSDETDEQKIERIAVVGATTNSEITSEVLENYQANDLEDVFRHTPSVTVGGSLGIAQKIFVRGLEDSMVNVTVDGAPQTSTLFHHIGRVAIEPELLRSVEVQAGAGEATAGSGAVGGAIRFKTKSADDLLKASERFGGTVKASYFTNDGHKESVSLYGKVTDSIGVLASYVTVSRENMEDGDGQEIPGTAADQTLGFVKVNTQLTDNQELVVSFERRKEEGKFGKQTNWAPLETDPLFSSWGERETLVLNHTWYHSAWVNLETTVYQTESSFKRELYTWDASIETTGFDIRNTSDIGAHTVTYGIERKNDKVDSESYGDFGGIYDEDGTVTGLYVQDHWQLRDDLLLSFGLRHDSYELDHSGIDANWVKVDGVWVIEKDTNGNPVTTSNAFSTKKQDGISTNFGLVYELAENLKLSVGYAEALRGRQVADAFTVGELTPNENLNPEEVENTELGLQYNDGTWMLEASLYVSTIDDVVFDKFKGREGVFYENIGELESKGFELVAGYQADNFDVILSYNNNDVELNNAVFNLPDPAAPDSTKPVTINGIDMAAYEYGGLGNAVGDSVNVNFNYRLNEQLKLGWNYNYVASLNDIEVFHRSMELGWVTELETISKPSYQLVDAYISYAPFEALKVDLSVQNLLDESYRSHGSVADYGHIPGYEKVAGIKEAGRDIRLTLAYQF, translated from the coding sequence ATGCCATTTGCCCCACATATAAATCATTTGTTTAAGAAAAGTTTGTTAGCCTGCTCGGTTGCTTTGAGCTGTTTTGGAACCAGCGTTTATGCTGCGCAGACTAGCGATGAGACGGACGAGCAGAAAATAGAGCGGATCGCGGTCGTTGGTGCCACAACCAATTCAGAGATCACGTCTGAGGTGTTAGAAAATTATCAGGCGAATGATCTGGAAGACGTTTTTCGCCATACTCCGTCGGTTACGGTCGGCGGCTCGTTGGGGATTGCACAAAAGATTTTTGTCCGGGGCCTGGAAGATTCCATGGTGAATGTCACGGTGGATGGCGCGCCGCAAACCAGTACTTTGTTCCACCATATTGGCCGGGTTGCAATAGAGCCTGAATTGCTGCGCAGCGTTGAAGTGCAAGCGGGGGCTGGTGAGGCAACGGCAGGTTCGGGCGCCGTGGGCGGTGCTATTCGTTTTAAAACCAAAAGTGCTGATGATTTACTCAAGGCCAGTGAACGATTTGGCGGTACAGTTAAAGCGAGTTATTTCACCAATGATGGTCACAAAGAAAGTGTGTCTTTATACGGTAAAGTCACTGATTCGATAGGTGTGCTGGCCTCGTATGTCACTGTTAGCCGGGAGAACATGGAAGATGGAGATGGTCAGGAAATTCCGGGCACTGCTGCTGATCAGACCCTGGGTTTTGTGAAAGTTAACACGCAACTGACTGATAATCAGGAGTTGGTTGTTAGTTTTGAGCGCCGAAAAGAAGAAGGTAAATTTGGTAAGCAAACCAACTGGGCACCGCTGGAAACCGATCCTTTGTTCTCATCTTGGGGTGAGCGCGAAACCTTGGTACTGAACCATACCTGGTATCACAGCGCTTGGGTTAATTTAGAAACCACAGTCTATCAGACTGAGTCATCGTTTAAGCGTGAGTTGTATACCTGGGATGCATCTATTGAAACGACCGGCTTTGATATTCGCAATACCAGTGACATCGGTGCGCACACCGTGACATATGGTATCGAGCGCAAAAATGACAAAGTAGACTCTGAGTCTTATGGCGATTTTGGCGGCATCTACGATGAAGATGGCACAGTGACTGGGCTCTATGTACAGGACCACTGGCAACTGCGCGATGATTTACTGTTAAGTTTTGGCCTGCGTCACGATAGTTATGAACTCGATCACAGCGGTATTGATGCAAACTGGGTGAAAGTGGATGGTGTCTGGGTAATCGAAAAAGATACCAATGGTAATCCGGTGACAACCAGCAACGCATTTTCAACGAAAAAACAGGATGGGATCAGTACGAACTTTGGTCTTGTGTATGAGCTTGCCGAAAACCTCAAGCTGTCGGTGGGCTATGCCGAAGCGCTGCGTGGCAGGCAGGTGGCTGATGCCTTTACAGTCGGTGAGTTAACACCCAACGAAAACCTGAACCCTGAAGAGGTTGAAAATACTGAACTGGGCTTACAATACAACGATGGTACCTGGATGCTGGAAGCGTCACTGTATGTCAGTACCATAGATGATGTGGTGTTTGACAAGTTTAAAGGCCGAGAGGGCGTTTTTTATGAAAACATCGGTGAGTTAGAAAGCAAAGGGTTTGAGCTGGTTGCTGGATATCAGGCGGATAATTTTGATGTGATCCTCAGCTATAACAACAATGATGTTGAGCTGAATAACGCCGTATTTAACTTGCCAGACCCGGCAGCCCCGGATTCGACTAAACCCGTTACAATCAATGGTATCGATATGGCTGCCTATGAATATGGCGGGCTGGGGAATGCGGTTGGCGATTCGGTTAATGTTAATTTTAACTACCGCCTGAATGAACAGCTCAAACTGGGCTGGAATTATAACTATGTCGCAAGCCTAAATGATATCGAGGTTTTCCATCGTTCTATGGAGCTGGGCTGGGTTACTGAACTGGAAACCATCAGCAAGCCAAGTTATCAACTGGTTGATGCTTACATCAGCTATGCGCCGTTTGAGGCGTTAAAAGTGGACTTGTCTGTTCAGAACCTACTCGATGAATCATATCGCAGTCACGGCAGTGTCGCCGACTATGGTCATATCCCTGGCTATGAAAAAGTGGCTGGTATCAAAGAAGCCGGTCGTGACATTCGTTTGACGCTGGCCTATCAGTTCTAA
- a CDS encoding LodA/GoxA family CTQ-dependent oxidase, with protein sequence MSNSKYKIYPPLGIARVGNGPALKSLAIQTPEVPWAHLYDTEVQYLVTEQELSSLVDDVLDQAVRKELEEIYQSLNNSGKPVLESATTARIVALLSLSHIVTAPQIIRELDDLALEAASDADGFVALIRKVALKVLSNQYLHAVKKQAQNFYIYQCDEDGNPTERLQLEAGDKVTWHVEVANKKSFWYDYNNALDLSLMTEGNGNLSQNVSKHRLAPAQTAKRRNPNVITNSLRRQLVIASQGCVSSEANSQVPLRGKFPANEPDSQNRLSDLLNMSQRHKVLQGTIECNSEGVLTFFAGDGISQALSPSSLNTDFADNSNWFDDICDGRVTAVVELKNGDTFTIDSESDSAWVATTPPDYAPQIEPLVTMYDMVSGASLKEKELAQLNTQFSDVFPILYRLYRMQWVNQADFTDNAVNTQIRELNSEGAFGRLLDSSATEKTLRENIFKQFRNPLFDQDVDVEDAGQSSSEWVSTSRIIPSKDATNIANEPATSRLQIPFYPNDGVDYPGSPVQWFAIPPFMYQHLQNWANGDFSVTDAEKACAATIDELGRFYSEVFQRSENSALLCARGALDALYGGGFHPGVELTWPMRHDLIYSDNQYQGGVTPEINLLGLREFRLRQDPAGLASANMYQDFGHVISVENVAESIIPGSKAAWLWQNTPGDLTKWMGIPWQSDAASCQAVYTPEDFPIPSWWAANLPVHILPLARYNKFKDSQSVDAPVINGMQHSVAQGMSQETFEHLRLEQFSQRLDWLHTADLGFVGYHAEGGYTNGLIQMVSQWKNMAMVMARPVDNPGTSGIPNVVYVAYSEADKD encoded by the coding sequence ATGTCAAACAGCAAATACAAAATTTATCCGCCACTGGGGATCGCACGCGTCGGTAACGGACCTGCGTTAAAATCGTTGGCAATCCAGACTCCCGAAGTGCCATGGGCGCATTTGTACGATACTGAGGTTCAGTATCTGGTCACCGAACAAGAGTTATCTTCATTGGTTGACGATGTACTAGATCAAGCTGTCAGAAAAGAACTTGAAGAGATTTATCAGTCCCTGAATAACAGTGGTAAACCAGTGCTGGAATCAGCAACAACAGCGCGTATAGTAGCTTTACTGAGTTTGTCCCATATTGTTACTGCACCACAAATTATTCGAGAACTAGACGATCTGGCACTGGAAGCTGCAAGCGATGCCGATGGGTTTGTTGCGTTAATCAGAAAAGTAGCACTCAAAGTATTGAGTAACCAATACTTACATGCGGTGAAGAAGCAAGCTCAGAATTTTTATATTTATCAATGTGATGAAGATGGTAACCCAACTGAAAGGCTCCAGCTTGAGGCGGGAGACAAGGTAACATGGCATGTTGAGGTCGCGAACAAAAAGTCGTTCTGGTACGACTATAATAATGCGCTCGATTTGTCTTTAATGACAGAAGGCAATGGTAACTTGAGCCAAAACGTCAGCAAACACCGCCTTGCACCCGCACAGACTGCGAAAAGACGTAACCCTAATGTGATCACAAACAGCCTGCGTAGACAACTCGTCATTGCCAGTCAGGGCTGCGTTTCGAGCGAAGCAAATTCACAAGTGCCACTGCGCGGCAAGTTTCCCGCCAATGAGCCCGACTCGCAAAACCGCCTGAGTGATTTACTGAATATGTCACAACGGCACAAAGTACTTCAGGGGACGATAGAGTGTAACAGTGAGGGTGTATTGACCTTTTTTGCGGGTGATGGCATTTCACAGGCGTTGTCTCCGTCTTCATTGAATACGGACTTTGCAGATAACTCTAACTGGTTTGATGATATCTGTGATGGTCGTGTTACTGCCGTTGTAGAGCTAAAAAATGGCGACACATTCACTATCGACAGCGAGTCGGACAGTGCCTGGGTTGCGACCACGCCTCCGGATTATGCACCTCAAATCGAGCCTTTGGTGACTATGTATGACATGGTGTCAGGGGCATCTCTGAAAGAAAAAGAATTGGCTCAGTTAAACACGCAATTCAGCGACGTTTTCCCGATTTTGTACCGGCTATACAGAATGCAATGGGTGAATCAGGCGGACTTTACTGACAATGCAGTGAACACCCAAATTCGTGAGCTCAACAGTGAAGGGGCTTTTGGCCGCTTACTGGATAGTTCTGCGACTGAAAAAACACTCAGAGAGAACATTTTCAAACAGTTCAGAAATCCGTTATTTGATCAGGACGTTGACGTCGAAGACGCGGGCCAGTCGAGCAGTGAGTGGGTTAGCACCAGCCGTATTATTCCGAGTAAAGATGCCACCAATATTGCAAATGAGCCAGCAACGTCCCGATTGCAAATCCCATTTTATCCCAATGATGGAGTTGATTATCCTGGCAGTCCGGTACAGTGGTTTGCAATTCCTCCGTTTATGTATCAGCACCTACAAAACTGGGCAAACGGTGACTTCAGCGTGACCGATGCAGAGAAAGCCTGTGCAGCAACCATAGATGAACTAGGTCGCTTCTACAGTGAAGTGTTCCAGCGCTCTGAAAACAGTGCTTTACTATGTGCTCGTGGTGCCCTCGACGCCTTGTATGGCGGTGGGTTCCACCCTGGTGTAGAGCTGACCTGGCCTATGCGTCACGACCTGATTTACAGTGACAACCAATACCAGGGCGGAGTCACACCAGAGATTAACCTGCTGGGCTTGAGAGAGTTCAGACTGAGACAAGATCCAGCCGGTTTGGCGTCTGCCAATATGTATCAGGATTTTGGTCATGTCATCAGTGTGGAGAATGTGGCAGAGTCAATCATTCCGGGCTCTAAAGCTGCCTGGTTGTGGCAAAATACGCCTGGCGATCTGACTAAATGGATGGGGATCCCCTGGCAATCGGATGCCGCGAGTTGTCAGGCTGTCTACACGCCAGAAGACTTCCCAATTCCTTCATGGTGGGCGGCTAATTTGCCTGTTCATATCTTGCCATTGGCCAGATATAACAAGTTTAAAGACAGTCAGTCAGTGGATGCGCCTGTTATCAACGGTATGCAACACTCTGTGGCACAGGGGATGTCTCAAGAGACCTTTGAACACTTGCGCCTGGAGCAGTTTTCGCAACGGCTTGATTGGCTGCATACCGCCGACCTCGGGTTTGTGGGCTACCATGCGGAAGGTGGTTATACCAATGGATTGATCCAGATGGTTAGTCAGTGGAAAAATATGGCGATGGTTATGGCCCGGCCAGTGGATAACCCTGGAACGTCCGGTATACCAAACGTCGTGTATGTTG
- a CDS encoding RidA family protein — MSIEAVQAPLYPPCRVVGDLVFVSGQNAEVNGYIQSDNIVDQTKTIFELLAVTLASAGCSFQDVIKVNGFLHTEDDFEQFNQVYREYFGPQHGSYPARSMALGVLTQKHQQNKALIEIELVAQKRA; from the coding sequence ATGTCTATTGAAGCGGTTCAGGCTCCCCTTTATCCACCCTGTCGGGTTGTTGGCGATTTGGTCTTTGTATCTGGCCAGAATGCAGAGGTAAATGGCTACATTCAGTCTGACAATATCGTTGATCAGACCAAGACAATTTTTGAGTTACTGGCTGTCACCCTGGCCAGCGCTGGCTGTAGTTTTCAGGATGTGATTAAAGTTAACGGTTTTTTGCATACCGAAGATGACTTTGAGCAATTCAATCAGGTGTACCGGGAATATTTCGGCCCTCAGCATGGCAGCTATCCTGCGCGCTCCATGGCGTTGGGTGTTCTGACCCAAAAGCATCAACAAAACAAAGCGCTCATTGAAATCGAGTTGGTAGCACAGAAGCGCGCTTAA
- the wrbA gene encoding NAD(P)H:quinone oxidoreductase → MTKVLVLYYSSYGHIETMAHAVAEGAGSVDGVEVTVKRVAELMPEEVAKNAGVKLDQAAEIATPAELEGYDAIIFGTPTRFGNMASQMRNFLDQTGGLWAAGKLIGKVGSVFTSTGTGGGNETTIQSFHTTLFHHGMVVVGLPYAAAELTDISEVRGGSPLGAACIAGADGSRQPSDKELALAKFQGQHVAGIAAKLQ, encoded by the coding sequence ATGACAAAAGTACTGGTTTTATATTATTCAAGCTATGGCCACATCGAAACCATGGCACATGCCGTTGCTGAGGGAGCTGGATCGGTTGATGGTGTTGAGGTAACCGTTAAACGTGTTGCTGAGTTAATGCCGGAAGAGGTTGCTAAGAATGCCGGGGTTAAGTTGGATCAGGCGGCTGAGATTGCCACACCGGCAGAGCTCGAAGGTTATGATGCCATTATTTTTGGCACCCCCACGCGATTTGGCAATATGGCGTCGCAAATGAGAAACTTTTTAGACCAAACCGGTGGTTTGTGGGCAGCAGGCAAGCTGATTGGAAAAGTGGGCAGTGTATTTACTTCAACGGGGACAGGTGGCGGTAACGAAACCACCATACAGTCTTTTCATACGACCTTGTTCCATCACGGTATGGTGGTGGTTGGGTTACCTTATGCTGCGGCTGAGTTAACGGATATCTCAGAAGTCAGAGGTGGATCGCCACTTGGTGCAGCCTGTATTGCGGGTGCAGATGGCAGCCGTCAGCCATCAGACAAAGAGCTTGCGCTGGCTAAGTTTCAGGGTCAACACGTAGCCGGTATCGCTGCGAAATTGCAGTAA